The Fragaria vesca subsp. vesca linkage group LG2, FraVesHawaii_1.0, whole genome shotgun sequence genome includes a window with the following:
- the LOC101299931 gene encoding esterase-like, with protein sequence MDDYPARVAISLFCSYILLLRITCSTVSPALALEDCEFPAIFNFGDSNSDTGGLAASFYPPSTPFGETYFHMPVGRFSDGRLIVDFLAKSLSRPYLSAYLDSLGTNFSHGANFATWASTIRLPHLILPLADGYSPFYLDIQYLQFLQLKSRSQLIRQRGGIYASLMPEEEYFSKALYTFDIGQNDLGEGIFGNKTIQEVSASVPDIIPGFSANIKKIYDLGARTFWIHNTGPIGCLPYVLVRFPAADKDEAGCAKAYNEVCQHFNQELKQAIVQLRKDLPLAAFTSVDVYSVKYSLFKEPQKYGFELPLVSCCGYGGKYNYNSSAGCGTTITVNGSQIFVGSCENPSTRLNWDGIHYTEAAAKFVFDKISTGAYSDPPLPLKQACHSSRNKNLEKN encoded by the exons ATGGACGACTATCCTGCTAGAGTTGCTATTTCTCTGTTCTGCTCCTATATACTTCTGTTGCGAATTACCTGTAGTACTGTAAGCCCTGCCTTGGCTTTGGAAGACTGCGAGTTTCCAGCCATCTTCAACTTCGGAGACTCAAATTCAGATACTGGTGGATTGGCAGCATCCTTCTACCCCCCATCTACACCTTTTGGAGAGACCTATTTCCATATGCCGGTCGGAAGATTCTCAGATGGAAGACTCATAGTCGATTTCCTCG CTAAGAGTCTAAGTCGCCCTTATCTAAGCGCATACCTGGATTCCCTGGGGACCAATTTCTCTCATGGTGCAAATTTTGCTACTTGGGCTTCCACTATCAGACTCCCACATCTCATTTTACCACTAGCCGATGGATATAGTCCCTTCTACCTTGATATTCAATATCTGCAGTTCCTGCAACTAAAATCCAGATCACAACTCATAAGGCAGCGAG GGGGAATATATGCAAGTTTAATGCCCGAGGAGGAGTACTTCTCCAAAGCTTTGTACACATTCGATATTGGTCAGAATGATCTTGGCGAGGGAATTTTCGGTAACAAGACTATACAGGAAGTCAGTGCATCTGTACCTGATATAATCCCTGGTTTCTCAGCAAATATTAAG AAAATATATGACTTGGGGGCAAGAACATTTTGGATCCACAATACGGGGCCGATTGGCTGTCTCCCTTACGTTTTGGTAAGATTCCCAGCAGCTGATAAAGATGAGGCTGGCTGTGCAAAGGCTTACAACGAAGTATGTCAACATTTTAACCAGGAGCTGAAGCAGGCCATAGTTCAACTCAGGAAGGATCTTCCCTTGGCTGCATTCACTTCTGTAGATGTGTATTCTGTCAAGTACTCTCTTTTCAAGGAACCCCAAAAGTATG GATTTGAGCTCCCACTTGTTTCTTGTTGTGGCTATGGTGGTAAGTATAATTATAACAGTAGTGCAGGATGTGGAACAACAATTACAGTCAATGGAAGCCAAATCTTTGTTGGTTCATGCGAAAACCCCTCAACTAGATTGAACTGGGATGGGATTCACTACACCGAGGCAGCTGCAAAATTTGTTTTTGATAAAATCTCAACTGGAGCATATTCAGATCCACCCCTGCCATTGAAACAAGCATGCCACAGTAGTCGAAACAAGAACTTGGAGAAAAATTAA